In Xyrauchen texanus isolate HMW12.3.18 chromosome 13, RBS_HiC_50CHRs, whole genome shotgun sequence, a single genomic region encodes these proteins:
- the LOC127654162 gene encoding phospholipid transfer protein-like, which yields MGVFEVSVIFLLSLVTMTSAEPPGCKIRITARGLEMLKYQTKKFVEEELSNISIPEMSGAEGRFQYTIKDVKITKLDLNSDLRFQPDVGLIFEVQNSSITLNFQRRILYWLFYDEGAINASAEGVNIFTALHLSRDQEGRLKISNITCDATIAKMRARFSGTLGRVYDFIATFLTTGMRFILNKQICPALDHAALVLVNQFLETIPVRSDVDNYVGIDYSLLSDPVVTESSLDMDFRGMFYYLKNESDTLVNYAVNPVVREYDRMIYLALSEYFFDSGLYSYYKGGLFQMQIANERMSKDLEMLLRTTYFGTIMILDPALIEHPMSLEFEVTAPPRSTIKTSGASVAVNTNVKILVLPPGKAPVQLSSMTMEAKFNAKVSMKGKRLAIHLDLRRFKIFSNQSALESLALIPLQGPLKTMLQISVVPLINNYTKRGVQIPLPDGIDFNEEVVEYHNGYIIVGANIHFITGLREIIERRLSGYTDNAI from the exons ATGGGAGTGTTTGAAGTCTCTGTCATCTTTCTACTGTCTCTCGTCACAATGACTTCAGCAGAACCGCCTGGATGCAAGATACGTATTACAGCCAGAGGACTGGAGATGT TGAAGTACCAGACGAAGAAGTTTGTAGAAGAAGAGTTGAGTAACATCAGTATCCCAGAGATGAGTGGAGCCGAGGGCCGTTTCCAATACACCATCAAAGA TGTGAAGATAACCAAGTTGGACCTGAATTCTGACCTGCGCTTCCAGCCTGATGTTGGGCTGATCTTCGAGGTCCAGAACTCCTCCATCACCCTAAACTTCCAGAGACGCATCCTTTACTGGCTCTT TTATGATGAAGGAGCGATCAATGCCTCAGCAGAAGGTGTTAACATCTTCACAGCTCTCCATCTCAGCCGAGACCAGGAGGGCCGTCTGAAGATCTCCAACATCACTTGTGACGCGACCATTGCCAAGATGAGGGCAAGATTTAGCGGGACCCTTGG GAGGGTTTATGACTTCATCGCAACGTTCCTGACTACAGGAATGCGCTTCATCTTAAATAAacag ATTTGTCCTGCCTTGGATCACGCAGCACTGGTTTTGGTTAATCAATTCCTGGAAACAATCCCAG TGCGCTCAGATGTGGACAATTACGTTGGAATCGATTACTCACTGTTGAGTGACCCTGTGGTGACAGAAAGTAGTCTTGATATGGATTTTAGG GGCATGTTTTACTATCTTAAAAACGAGAGCGATACACTGGTGAACTACGCAGTGAATCCTGTCGTGAGAGAGTATGACCGTATGATCTATCTAGCACTGTCAGAGTACTTCTTCGACAGTGGACTCTACTCTTACTACAAAGGTGGACTGTTCCAGATGCAGATAGCAAACGAACGG ATGTCAAAGGATTTGGAGATGCTCCTCAGGACTACCTACTTTGGCACAATCATGATTCTG GACCCGGCTCTAATCGAGCATCCTATGTCACTGGAGTTTGAAGTCACCGCTCCCCCTCGATCCACCATCAAGACATCTGGTGCCAGCGTGGCCGTCAACACTAATGTCAAAATTTTGGTTCTCCCGCCTGGAAAAGCACCAGTCCAGCTCAGCAGCATGACCATG GAAGCCAAATTCAATGCGAAAGTGTCCATGAAGGGCAAGCGCCTGGCCATCCATTTAGATCTGAGGAG GTTCAAAATCTTCTCCAATCAATCCGCTTTGGAGTCTTTAGCT CTGATTCCTCTACAAGGTCCCCTGAAGACCATGTTGCAGATATCTGTGGTTCCACTCATTAACA ATTACACTAAGCGAGGTGTACAGATCCCTCTACCGGATGGGATAGACTTCAATGAAGAGGTGGTCGAGTATCACAAT GGGTACATCATCGTGGGGgccaatatacatttcataacagGTCTGAGAGAAATAATCGAGAGAAGACTTTCAGGTTACACAGACAATGCAATTTAA